The sequence TATGACCTACATCGATCCGGCTACAGGAGAAACAGATGCATTGTGGTTGGAATATTTCCGGGAAATGGACACGGAAGTTCCCGAAGGTATTCCGGGTATCAATCCGGGATTGATGTCCCGTTCCGATGCATTGATCCCCGTGAAAGAGTGGGGTAAGATCACCAAAAAGAAAACTCAAAATTTTAATTACGTGGTAGATAAATTTGCAGATTTACAGATACTTCGTTATGAAGTAAGCGGATTTGATGAACTGGCGCTTCCGCAGAAAACATTGTTATACTATTTGTCGCAGGCAGCCCTGGAAGGCCGTGATATACTCTTTGACCAGAATTGTCGTTATAACCTGGCCATCCGGCGCACGCTTGAAGCGGTATATGAACATTATCAGGGTGACCGTTCTACCAAAGAATGGTCTGCTTTTGAAGTATATCTCAAAAGGGTGTGGTTTTCCAACGGGATACATCATCACTATGGTGAGGAAAAATTCCTTCCCGAGTTCTCACAGCCGTTTTTTACCGGTGTAGTTAAAAATATTCCTTCTTCGGCATTGCCTTTGAAAAAAGGACAAACTGTGGATCAACTGTTGGAAGAACTTCTTCCCGTAGTATTCGATCCTAAGGTGATGGCTAAAAAGGTAAACCAGGCAGAAGGTGAGGATCTGTTGCTTACGTCTGCCAACAATTACTACCTGAACGTTACACAGGCAGAGGCAGAGGCTTTTTATGATGCGATGAAAGACCCGGATGACCACACACCGGTTTCGTACGGCCTGAACAGTCGTCTGGTAAAGGAAAACGGGAAGCTAGTGGAACAGGTCTGGAAAGTAGGTGGTATGTACGCTCCTGCCATTGAAAAGATTATTTTCTGGCTGGAGAAAGCAGCCAATGTAGCTGAAAATCCTCAGCAAAAGGCCGTGATAGAAAAACTGGCCGGCTATTACCGGACAGGTGACCTGAAAGAATACGATGAGTATTCTATTCTTTGGGTGGAAGACCTGGATTCGCAGGTTGACTTTGTGAACGGGTTTACCGAAACTTACGGGGATCCGTTAGGTTTGAAGGCTAGTTGGGAATCATTGGTGAATTTCAAAAACATCGAAGCCAGTAAACGTACGGAAATCATCAGTAAAAATGCACAGTGGTTCGAGGATCATTCTCCGGTGGATCAGCGTTTCAAGAAAGAACAGGTAAAAGGTGTCACGGCAAAAGTGATCACCGCCTCCATGCTGGGAGGGGATTGCTATCCGGCTACGCCGATCGGCGTCAACCTGCCTAATTCGAACTGGATACGTAAAGAGCATGGCTCCAAGTCGGTGACTATTGAAAATATTACCGAAGCCTACGATAAATCATCGCAGGGAAGCGGATTTGCGGAAGAATTTTATTGGAGTGATACTGAACGGGAGCTGATTAAAAAATATGGTTTCCTGACAGATAACCTGCATACCGATTTGCATGAATGTCTGGGGCATGGTTCCGGGAAGATGCTTCCGGGTGTTTCGGATGATGCATTGAAGGCTTATGGGGCAACCATCGAGGAAACACGGGCCGATCTGTTCGGATTGTATTATATTGCAGATCACAAGCTGGTAGAGTTGGGGCTTGTTCCGAATGATGAAGCCTATAAGGCTGAATATTATAAATTCATGTGTAACGGTTTGATGACCCAATTGACCCGGATCGAACCAGGTAAACAGATCGAGGAATCGCACATGCGTAACCGTGCATTAATTGCCCGTTGGGTCTATGAGAAAGGTAAAGCCGGAAAAGTGGTAGAGTTGAAGCAACGTGACGGGAAAACATTTGTTGTGATCAATGATTATGCTAAGTTAAGGCATTTGTTCGGCCAGTTGCTGGCAGAAATACAACGGGTGAAATCGGAAGGTGACGTCAGTACGGCCAAGATACTGGTAGAGACCTATGCCGTAAAAGTAGATTCCGGATTACACAACGAAATATTGGCACGTTACAAAAAACTGGATATTGCTCCCTATAAAGGCTTTGTCAATCCTGTTTACCGTCCGGCTTTCGATGAAAAAGGCAATATTACGGATGTCGTATTGGATTATACGGAAGGTTATGCCGAACAGATGATGCGGTACAGCAAGGAACACTCGTGGTTATAACCACTTTTCCTGCTTGTACCAATCCACACATGCTTCAATTCCTTTATCCAGGTCGTATTCGGCTTTGAATCCGAGTTCTTTTTGTAATGGTTCCGCATCACACTTCCAGTTGGTGGCGCGCATGATCTTGTATTTATCCTTGTTGAGGGTAGGGGAGATGCCGAACCATCCGCCTACTGTATCCAGTGTATAGGATAAAGCTTTGACCAGGAATAAAGGGACAGGCAGGTAAAGCGCTTTCTTTTTCAGGTGTTTTTTTACAATGGCTGCATATTCCCGGTTATCATACTCTTTTCCATCGGATATAAACCATGCCTTTTGAAGGTAATCCGACTCAAGGGCGAGGAACATGGCATTTACCAGATCGGTGACATACACGAATGTAAGATGCTGCTTTTTTGTACCCATGGCCGGTTCCAGATGGTTGTTCACCGTTTTCAGGAAAACGAAATAATCTTTTTCCCGAGGTCCGTAAACACCTGTAGGACGAAGGATCAGGTAAGGAAAATCTTTCAGCGAGGTAATGTATTTTTCTGCTTTTAGCTTACTGATACCGTATAAAGTATCAGGTCTGGGCGTATCCGTAAGCTTTACCGGTTCAAGCGTATTGGGGTCGCCCGGGCCGAATGCCGCAGCACTGCTGATAAATAGGAATTTCTTAGGGACAGTGTCACTTTCGATCAATGCTTCTACAAAATTTCGGGTATATCCATAATTGACTTTTTCGAAATCGGTCTTTTTGTTGCATTTGGTTACTCCGGCATTATGTATGATGTAATCAAACCGGCCGAGTCCGGCAAGTTCTTTTTTCAATTCATCTTTGTTACCCAGGTTCAGCTCTACCGTATGGGCTTCTTCCGGTAAATATTTTTTACTGCTGGTAGACCGGATACCGGCATACATATCATATCCCCTGCGGATTCCTTCCGCTATGATAAAACTACCGATAAATCCGCTGGCACCCGTAACAAGAATTTTCATGTGAATAAGATTTATTATACCATGTTACTCGTGTCCACTCGTGAGATCGCTCCGCTGAGTTCGCTCCATGAGAACGCTGGCGCTAAGTTTATTTTTTAAGGTCAGATGTATTACACCATAGATTATCATTACGGTTGGTGAACAGTAACGTTCATGGCTATTTCATATAGATATTCCGTAAATGATCCAACCGGGTGCAAATATACACATAAAGCCCTTTGGGGCTTACAGAAAGTTATAGAAATAAATGCTCCAGGTACCGGGCCAGTCCGTCGTTATCATTCGTGTCGATGACCTCGCATCCGGGAAGCGAATGACGTAGTGAAAGGTTGCTGTTGCCCATTAAAATGCCTTTTCCCACTGTTTTCAGCATATCATAGTCATTCAAGCTGTCGCCAAAAGCGATAGTCTGGTTCATGTCTATTCCTTTTTGTCTGAGTATCTCCTGTATGGCAGCTCCTTTTGATACCCCTTTCCGGAACACTTCCAGAAAAATCGAAGAAGAAAAGCATATGTTCAATTGATCCCCGAAACGATCGATGAGGGTTTCTTCCAGTTGAAAAAGTTTATTCGGGATCCGCCGGTACTCGAAACATACCCGGGTGATGTCGCCCATGATCAGGTGAAAAGGCCGGTCGATCGGAATAACGCCGGAATCTTTGTAGGCTTCCGTGACAATTTCACCGGGTTGATCGCAATACCATACTTCATCCTGAAAAACATGCCGGATGATTTCCGAATCAACTACAGTATGGATCAGATCATGTGCTATATCTGCAGGCATATTCCCGGAAAATATTTCCCGGTCTTTTTCATCGTGTATCTTGGCACCGTTACAGGTGATCAGGTATGAATCGAGGCCAAGCATCTGCTGGTAAGCCAATGCGTCGGGATGATGCCTTCCGGTAGCGATACAGATGAGCATGTCCTTTTCTTTTACAGCTTTGATTACTTCCTGTGTATATTTGGAAATAGTATGCTGTGAATTGAGCAAAGTGCCATCCAGATCACAGATAATAGCCTGGTACATTTATCTTACGTTAAAAACAGGGGTGGTAATGGTGTAATATTCCGGAGCATATCCGGGCTCAGTATACATAATATACCTGATCACGAATTGTTGCACAAAGGAACGGGTAGGTTTGCGCTTGATCAGCAGATAGAAACGATTGGGTGCTTCATACGGGGAATTTTTATTAAACTCGCTGAGTTTCATCCATGTATTTTCTCCAGAAGTAGTATAGGCAAATATATCGATGATATCATCCAGATTATCACCCTTATTATGTGTCATATCAAAATCATAATTACTGGACACGTAGATTTTGTCTATTTTTTCAAAAGTTCCTTTATATCCTGCCCGTAATTGTTCGCATGCAGCGTACGCCTGGGACATCAGGCAAAACGGTTGTTTTTTGGTATGCCGGGCATGGAATATCATATCGGTGGCCATGAACATTAAAGCGAGGCTGTCACATGGATACACCATATTGTCATAATCCTGGCTAATGGGGTTGAGATTCAGATAACCCTTATGTTCAAAATGCTCATCAACTTCTACGAATTCAACATTTTGTATATCAAAATACGGATCTACGTATAGATCCAGGCATTCGTTCTTGTCTTCACAACTGAAAGGAAGAGGAACCAATATCAATATGATGAGAAGTATTTTTAATTTCATTATTTATCACTTTACACTTAACCCTTTTTTATATACGATTTTTCGTTATTTTTGTTTCAAAAATGAACGAATAAGGATCAACTATATTATATATATGTTCACAAAGATATAACAGAATGCAAATAGAATCAAGTCAATTCCTGGAATTGTTGAAACAACGGCAGAGTGTACGGAAATATTTGGATACCCCTGTAGAAAAAGATAAGCTGGAAAGATGCCTTGAGGCAGCACGTGTAGCGCCTTCGGCATGCAATGCACAACCCTGGAAGTTTGTGGTAGTAAATGATCCGGAGTTAAAAGATAAGCTGGCCGGCTATACCACTTCAGGCCCGTTGGTACCTATGAATCATTTCACCCGTCAGGCGCCGGTTCTGCTTGTGATCGTTCGTGAAAGTCCCAATCTGACATCAAAAATCGGAACGATCCTCAAGGACAAACCCTATACTCAGATGGACATTGGAATAGTGGCCTTGCAGTTTTGTTTACAGGCAACAGCCGAAGGATTGGGTACCTGTATCGTGGGCTGGTTCAATGAAAAGAAAGTGAAAGAATTGCTGGGCATCCCGAAAAGTAAACGTGCTGAATTGATCATTACGCTTGGTTATCCGGCATCCGACCAACTACGTTCCAAGATACGGAAGCAGATGGATGATATTTGTTGTTATAATCATTATCAATGATAAACAACGGTGATGACATTTGAACAGATAATGACCGAATTAAAAAGCGGAAAATTCCGTCCGATCTATTTTCTGATGGGAGAGGAGCCTTATTATATCGATGTGATCACCGATTATATTGCGGAGAATGTGCTTCAGGAACATGAAAAAGCATTCAACCAGGTAGTTATGTACGGTAAGGATGCTAATGTATATGCTGTATTGGATGCGGCCAAGCGGTTTCCCATGATGTCGCAATACCAGGTAGTGATCGTAAAAGAAGCACAGAACCTGAAAGAGATAGATAAACTCCAGTATTATGCCGAGAAACCATTGAAATCGACCATACTGGTGCTTAATTACAAGTATAAAACGCTGGATAAACGGTCAAAACTATATAAGCAACTGGATAAAACAGCTGTTGTACTTGATTCTAAAAAACTGTATGATAACCAGGTGCCTGCATGGATCAGTAATTATCTGTCCGGAAGAGGGTATACGATTGCCCCTGCAGGTTCCAATCTGTTGACTGAGTACCTGGGAGCAGACCTGGGAAAGATTGTCAATGAACTGAATAAGTTGATGATTGTTCTTCCTGTTCATGAGAAGCAGATCACGCTGGAACATATTGAGAAAAATGTAGGGATCAGCAAGGAATATAATGTGTATGAACTGCAAAATGCCCTGGGTGAGAAGGACGTATTAAAAGCCAACCGTATCATCCGTCATTTTACACAAAACCCGGGAAATAATCCGATGGTGATGGTCATCTCATCTTTGTATGCCTATTTTGTGAAAATACTCACTTATCATTATTTGGCTGATAAATCCCAGGCTGCTTCTGCATTACGGGTACATCCTTTTTTTGTGAAACAGTATGAAGCCAGTGCCCGTAAGTATCCTGCCAATAAGGTGGTACAGGTCATTTCCATACTTCGTGAATACGACCTGAAATCAAAAGGTGTAGGAAACACATCAGCTTCGGACGGTGATCTGATGAGGGAAATGGTATATAAGATATTGCACTGATCACCTGTTGAATTCAAAATAAATATTCCCCTATAAAATAGAACGAGGGTTCACTTCAATTGAAATGAACCCTCGTTTGTTATGCAGTGAAGAGTTGTATTAACGTTTGCTTAATACATCAGCTTCGTATTTTTCGATGTCTTTAATGCATTCCAATCCGGAAGGCACATTATTGGTCATACAGAAATAGTTCCAGACAGCATTCCAGGGAAGCATTTTACTTTCTTCCAACAGGGCCAGGCGTTCAAAATAACGGCCTGAATCTTCGTATTTACGTAATTGAGCCAATGGTTCGAGCATAGCAAACATAAATGCTTTTTGCGTCGAACGCGAACCGATCACATATGCGCCGATACGGTTGATGGAAGCATCAAAGAAATCAAGTCCGATATGTACCTTGTTAACGGCATCCATGCGTACGATTTCCTGTGCAAAACTCATCAAAGCATCATCAAAAATCACAGCATGGTCACTGTCCCAGCGTATACCACGACTTACATGGAACATGAGCTCGTCTGAGAACAATAATAATGAGGATATTTTATCAGATACCGATTCGGTGGGGTGGAAATGTCCCATATCCAGGGTGATCATTTTGTTGCGTGAAATTCCATAGCCCATATAGAATTCGTGGGAACCAACTACATAAGCTTCACTACCCAGGCCAAAAAGTTTACATTCGATGCAATCTTTCATGTGTGCATAGTCGGTTTTCAATATAGCATCCAGTGATTCACAAAGAATCTTCCGGTAGTCGTAACGTTCTACCGTAATGTCTTTAGATCCGTCAGGAGCCCAGATATTGTGAATACTGGTAGACCCCAGTTCCTTACCCATATAATCACTGATGATCCGGCAACGTTTTACATGCTCGATCCAGAAATCCCGGATGGCTTTATCTTTACTGGATAATGTAAAACCGTCCGCTGCTTTTGGATGGGAGAAAAGCGTACAGTTGAAATCCAGTTTCAGGCCATTGGCTTTTGCCCAATCTACCCAATTTTGGAAATGTTTGGGTTCAATCTGGTCACGGTCAACGAGCTTTCCACCGAAATCGCCGTAAATGGCGTGTAGGTTTACCCGGTGTTTACCCGGAAGTAATGAAGTTACTTTTACCAGGTCGTCTTGTGCTTCTTTGATGGTACGTGCCCGTCCCGGGTAATTTCCGGTTGTGGCGATACCACCTGATAAGCCGCCATCAGGATTTTCGAATCCCAATACATCATCGGTCTGCCAGCAATGCAAACTCAATGAAATAGATTCCATTTTTTTTAATACCTCTTCAGTATTGACACCCAATTCGGCGTATTGCTCTTTTGCAGCTTCATAAGCTGATTTTATCAACGATTCTTTCATAGGTTTATGATATTTGATTATTATTTCATTAATTGAGGGAAAACAATGGACACCACGAGGATCAACAGCCCGATTACCAGGACGACGATTGTTTTCTGTCCGGAACCTTTCCATTCTTTCAACAGGATTCCCCAAACATTACTGAACAATACGTTCAGGGACATTAATATGCTCCAGGAAAAAGCCATCATTACGCTGTTGGGTTCGAAAAAACTTTGTCCTACACCTAATCCGAAAAACTGGGAATACCATAGTAATCCTGCCAAAGCACAGAATAGTATATTGTTGGCCAATACATTTCCCGATACGGAGAAATATTGTTTTCCGGTTTTGTTCTTGATATTTTGGTAAATACAATATACAGCATTGGTAAGAAAACCTCCGATGGTTACCAGCAGAGTAGTCGGGAGACCCGCATACAGTTCGGGGGCACCCATCTTCAGTAAGTGCTCTTTGATAGGGATTCCGGCATTTAAACCAAGGCTAAAGCAGGCACTCATGACTCCGGCCAGAAGAGCGATCAGTAAGCCTTTCTTCAGTGCAAAATCCTTGACGGCTTTCTTCTTTTCTTCTTCCGACATGTTTTTTGATTTCAGCGCGCCGGCATAACCGATTACAGCTATACCCGCTATGGCTATACTTACACCGATCAGCAGGATCAGTCCATCACCACGGAAAAGATTATCTCCTTTCAACAAGGCAGGGATCAATGTTCCGAAAGCCGAACAGGTACCCAATGCAAGCGATTGTCCCAAAGCGATGCCCAGATAGCGCATGCTTAATCCGAAAGTCAAGCCTCCGACACCCCATAAGGCGCCAAATCCGATGGTTTTAAAAATGGCATCACTACTGGCAGTAGAAAATATCCCGAGTAATGATTCGCCTGACGGTACGGCCATAAGCGCTCCCAAATACGGAAATAACAACCAGGCAAAGATGCCTTGTGTCAACCAAAAACATTCCCAGGCCCAATCTTTCACTTTCCTGATGGGAACATATGAACTGGATTGCCCGAAACTTCCGATGGCAATAATAAGAAGACCAATAAGTGTATTCATGTAAATAAATTTTAAGTTCAACACCCGAATCAATGAGTCAAACAAAGAAAGTTAAAATATCACGAAGAGCGTACCTGCAACAGTAAAAATTTACGCAACCGATTGCGCGATATGCTGTGATTTATTTGTGAGTAGTACGAATAAAACCAATAGTCATTTTATGGAAAAATAGAATTCCTGACGGTATAAAAGTAGTCAATGGATTGTTGGATATCAGGAATAGAAGAAGTCCAGTTATATTCGTATCTGATAGGAAAGAAACCATTGTATTTCTGCTCTTTAAGTTCTTTCAATATCGACTCAACAGGGCAGATACCTGTTCCCCAGGGAACATCATGGGCCTCTTTACCTTTTGCATTCAGGTCTTTTAGGTACAGGCTGAAAATATGGCCTTTCATTTTCCGGATACATTCGACGGGATCCATGCCGCTCCGGATCCAATGGCCGATATCGGCACATACACCAATGTAAGGACCGCATGACCCGACAATATTGAGTATGGCTTGAGGATCCGAATAGGGGGAAGGTTCAGGCCGGTTATGTATGGCCACTTTGATCTTGTATTTTGATGCCAACCGGTCAATGATGGGTATGTCTTCAGGCGCAGGCTCTGAATTGATCATTTTGATTTTCATGGATTTGGCAAACTTGAAGGTAGTTGTCCAATTCTCCCTGCCTCTCGGAGAAAAAACACCTATAGCTACAGTCGTCAGTCCATGATCTTTTAATACTTTTTTTATTTTATTTCTGGTTGCTTTATCCGTATTCAGGAAATCCAACTTTTCACTGGCATCAAATCCTTCCCCTAATCTTTGACCGTTGTATAATTCTATATATTTCAATCCGAGCGATTGGGATTTTTGGACTGTCTCCATGAATGTATATACCCTGAATGTGTATGCATGGAGACCCGGTTCCCACGCGGATTTTTCCGTTTTTTTTGCGAACCCTTGTGTCAGGGACAAGCATGTGATGCTTATGAGTAGTAAGAATGACTTTTTTTTCATCTGTTTCCGAAAATATTTCCTGATACCAGTATTACCTCGTATCTTCTTCCACTGATTTACCAGGTAGAAAAAGCTTCATTGAAGATATCGTCCATTAATTGTTCCAGTATTTCATCCACTAAGCCGGATTGTACAGATTCAAAACTTTGGCTACTGGAATATTCTGCGTAACGGGAGAATGATTTTTCATAGCTAAGCTCCGGTGAGACTTCATTGGTAAATTTTACCTTTACCGTTACGGTGAGCCTGTCTTTTGATGCGGTACCCGATGCCTGTACAGCTTGTGGTTGTACACTATAGCCTGTAATTTCTCCTTCAAACAATACGTCGGCATTGTTATTTACCAGGTTAAGGCTTGTATTGGCTTGTATCTTGTCTTTTAATCCTTCGGTGACCTGTAAGCTCAATCTGGGATTAACAATTTCGGCCCTGTTTTCAAAAAAGTTGACCTGGCATGTTTTGGCATTACCTACGGTTGCGCCGGTCATGTTAAAAGTAACCCTTCCACATGATAGAGAAAAAAATAGGGGTAAAAGTGCCGTAAGGATATATGATATTTTTATTTTCATGCTGTGATGAGGAACTATTCCAAATTATATTCTTTAATCTTCCTGTATAACGTCCGTTCCGAAATGCCTAACTCCCGGGCAGCATTACGCCGGCGACCGTCATGTTTTTCCAATGCTTTTTTGATCAGTTCAGCTTCTTTTTCGGCAATGGATAATGACTCATCCTGTATTTCGAGTGTGTCTTCGATCTCAGCATTGTTTTTTATCGGTACTACGGGAACGACAGATGTTGGTTGTGCATGTTGGGCGATCACATCTACATATGGTTTACTATACAGCTGTGTCTCCTTTAGGTTTTCACCCCGCATGATGTCTCCCACCAGTTTTTTTAATTCATTGACATCGTTACGCATATCAAACAGGATTTTGTACAGGATTTCTCTTTCCGAAGAGAAAGACCGTTCATCTTCTTTGCTGTATAAAGCGGGTAACTGGGATTGCGCCTGATTAGGCAGGTACTGCTGTAATGTATCTACGTTGATGGTACGTTGATGTTCTATTACGGAAATCTGTTCAGTGATGTTCTTTAACTGCCGTACGTTTCCCGGCCAATAGCAGGCGGTTAATTTGCGTTGTGCCTCCTCGGTCAGCTGGATGGCCGGCATATGGTATTTTTCAGCAAAATCAACTGCGAATTTTCTGAAAAGTAAATAAATATCATCCGTTCTCTCCCGGAGTGGCGGAACATATATCGGAACCGTATTCAGCCGGTAATACAGGTCTTCCCTGAATTTACCACGGGATATCGACTCGGGAACATTAACGTTAGTGGCTGCAATCACGCGTACGTTGGTTTTCATTACCTTGGATGATCCTACTTTGAGAAATTCACCTGTTTCAAGTACCCGTAACAAACGTACCTGGGTGGACATAGGTAATTCAGCTACCTCGTCAAGAAAAATAGTTCCACCATCTGCCACTTCAAAATATCCTTTTCTATGGTCAGAAGCTCCTGTAAAAGAGCCTTTTTCATGTCCAAAAAGTTCGGAATCTATCGTACCTTCAGGAATTGCACCGCAGTTTACAGCTATATACTGGCCATGCTTTCTTGTACTATTCTGATGAATGATCTGGGGGAAAACTTCTTTCCCGACACCGCTCTCTCCTGTAATCAACACCGATAAATCAGTCGTAGCCACTTGCATGGCAACATTGATCGCCCGGTTTAAAGCCGGTGCGTTACCAATAATACCGAAACGTTGTTTGATCCTTTGAATTTCGTCCATGTTACCTCCTACAAAGGCAGCAAATTTAGTAATTTTTTATAACAATACCCATGATTGATATTTCGTGAACGATCTGTTCATTTATTCAGGAAGGCAGTTGAAGGATCTTTCATTTGAAAATCATTAATGTAATAAAATACTTACTTCAATTATTAATTCGCATTAATCGTCAGAATATTATTTTTGCTGTGTGAATTCATTACTTGATTATTTCTATAGTTAATAAATCATATAAAATATAATATGAATCGAATATTGTTTTGTATATCCACCTTCCTGTTTTTGTTGTTCCCGGAATTATCAAAAGCCTGTACTTCTGCTATTGTTACCGGGAAACTGACGTCTGACGGCCGTCCTCTTTTGTGGAAACACAGGGATACCTCCGAACCGAATAACCGTGTAGCATATTTCGATGGCGGTAAATACAGCTTTATCGCTCTTGTCAATAGTCCTGATAACGACAGTATTGTTTGGACAGGTACCAATAGTACCGGATTTTCAATTATGAATACGGCTTCATACAACCTGAAAGATGATGATGTGGAAGAGATGGATAAGGAAGGTGAATTGATGTATAAGGCACTTTCAATCTGTAAAAATTTAAAAGATTTTGAAAAATTTCTGGATCAATACCCCAGGCCAATAAGAGTTGAGGCTAACTTTGGGGTTATTGATGCCGAAGGAGGGTCTGCCTATTATGAAGTCAACAATACCCAATGGACAAAACTCGATGTGAATGATCCTGAAGTGGCTCCGTATGGATTTCTGGTGGTGACTAATTTTTCATATACAGGAAGAGTGGATGAGGGTAAAGGATATATTCGCTACAATAACGCTCTGAAGATATTCATGGATCAATACCATCATGGCAATATAACTCCGCAATGGATTTTTAATGAACTTTCCCGTTCCTTTTATCACTCACTGTTGGATATCGATTTGCGGAAAGACCTTTCCAAACTAAGTAATAGTGGTTGGTTCATCGATCAGGATTTCATTCCGAGGCGTTCCACTTCGGCTTCTGTTGTTATACAAGGGGTAAAGAAAAGGGAAGACCCGGCATCGACAGTGATGTGGACAGTTTTGGGATATCCTCCTGTAGGAATTGCGGTTCCGCTTCTGGAAAAAAGTGGAAAAAACCTGCCATTCTACATGACCAGATCAGAGAGTTCTGATAACAGTGAGTTGTGTGATCTTGCCCTACAGGCGAAGAATCATGTTTTTTCCTTAAGCAGGGGTAGCGGAAGTCATTATTTTAATGCTTCATTACTTTTTAATGTAGACGATACTGGATATTCCCAGATAATGTCACAGACGGAAGATATTATCATTACTGCTTTCAATGCCCGAATGAAAAAATGGCGGAAAAAAAGAATTGATCCGGATGAGTTAAATGATTTTTATTCAGAATCGTATGATAAAATAAAAGGCGTGTATCATCGCATTAACGTCACTTTGTAATTTATTGATGGATCATTTTTGCTTCATGTAGTTCTTTATAAAGTGATTGCAGGAAAATAGTCGGTACTTTGGAAGAATGATTATCTTATTATAGAAAAACCGGTAAATCTCCCGGTTTTCGTGCTTTTACAAAAAATTAACGAATACTTTACTTTTTGCCTAAACAATTGGCAGGAATTTTGCGTTTACTTAAAATAAAAGATAATCACAGAAACAATGTAGCCAATGATAAGTACATTGTTTATAAATGTTTGAATTATGGCAGAACAATTAGATAATATTCCTCATCAGTTAGTAGATGAAATAACACAGGCTTTGGATTGTGATATGATTTGTTTCATGAACCCTGAAACACTTGAAGTGGAAGATGTGCCACATGACGTGTTAAGTGGAATGTATTATGATGAAACATTTCAGGAAGCGCTTGACCGGGTAGATCAATGGAAGGCATTTATTACCATTGATTCACCGGATACTGTTCAGGTAATGAAATCATTTGTAGATGAGTGTGTTCCATCAGGTGAGTTAAAAGAACAACTACATCAGGTCTTGTCTTTACGTCGTCCGGATAAACATTTTCGAAAGATTGTGGAAGATTCGGATTACCATGATAAGTGGGCAAAATATAACCGGAGACAGGTACGACAACATGTCCGGTCAAAATTAAACGATGGGATAAGGGTAAAGTCTGCCCTGCCAGGTATCTAAC comes from Bacteroidales bacterium and encodes:
- a CDS encoding dipeptidyl peptidase 3, which codes for MSRSDALIPVKEWGKITKKKTQNFNYVVDKFADLQILRYEVSGFDELALPQKTLLYYLSQAALEGRDILFDQNCRYNLAIRRTLEAVYEHYQGDRSTKEWSAFEVYLKRVWFSNGIHHHYGEEKFLPEFSQPFFTGVVKNIPSSALPLKKGQTVDQLLEELLPVVFDPKVMAKKVNQAEGEDLLLTSANNYYLNVTQAEAEAFYDAMKDPDDHTPVSYGLNSRLVKENGKLVEQVWKVGGMYAPAIEKIIFWLEKAANVAENPQQKAVIEKLAGYYRTGDLKEYDEYSILWVEDLDSQVDFVNGFTETYGDPLGLKASWESLVNFKNIEASKRTEIISKNAQWFEDHSPVDQRFKKEQVKGVTAKVITASMLGGDCYPATPIGVNLPNSNWIRKEHGSKSVTIENITEAYDKSSQGSGFAEEFYWSDTERELIKKYGFLTDNLHTDLHECLGHGSGKMLPGVSDDALKAYGATIEETRADLFGLYYIADHKLVELGLVPNDEAYKAEYYKFMCNGLMTQLTRIEPGKQIEESHMRNRALIARWVYEKGKAGKVVELKQRDGKTFVVINDYAKLRHLFGQLLAEIQRVKSEGDVSTAKILVETYAVKVDSGLHNEILARYKKLDIAPYKGFVNPVYRPAFDEKGNITDVVLDYTEGYAEQMMRYSKEHSWL
- a CDS encoding NAD(P)-dependent oxidoreductase, whose protein sequence is MKILVTGASGFIGSFIIAEGIRRGYDMYAGIRSTSSKKYLPEEAHTVELNLGNKDELKKELAGLGRFDYIIHNAGVTKCNKKTDFEKVNYGYTRNFVEALIESDTVPKKFLFISSAAAFGPGDPNTLEPVKLTDTPRPDTLYGISKLKAEKYITSLKDFPYLILRPTGVYGPREKDYFVFLKTVNNHLEPAMGTKKQHLTFVYVTDLVNAMFLALESDYLQKAWFISDGKEYDNREYAAIVKKHLKKKALYLPVPLFLVKALSYTLDTVGGWFGISPTLNKDKYKIMRATNWKCDAEPLQKELGFKAEYDLDKGIEACVDWYKQEKWL
- a CDS encoding Cof-type HAD-IIB family hydrolase, encoding MYQAIICDLDGTLLNSQHTISKYTQEVIKAVKEKDMLICIATGRHHPDALAYQQMLGLDSYLITCNGAKIHDEKDREIFSGNMPADIAHDLIHTVVDSEIIRHVFQDEVWYCDQPGEIVTEAYKDSGVIPIDRPFHLIMGDITRVCFEYRRIPNKLFQLEETLIDRFGDQLNICFSSSIFLEVFRKGVSKGAAIQEILRQKGIDMNQTIAFGDSLNDYDMLKTVGKGILMGNSNLSLRHSLPGCEVIDTNDNDGLARYLEHLFL
- a CDS encoding nitroreductase family protein, producing MQIESSQFLELLKQRQSVRKYLDTPVEKDKLERCLEAARVAPSACNAQPWKFVVVNDPELKDKLAGYTTSGPLVPMNHFTRQAPVLLVIVRESPNLTSKIGTILKDKPYTQMDIGIVALQFCLQATAEGLGTCIVGWFNEKKVKELLGIPKSKRAELIITLGYPASDQLRSKIRKQMDDICCYNHYQ
- the holA gene encoding DNA polymerase III subunit delta, which translates into the protein MTFEQIMTELKSGKFRPIYFLMGEEPYYIDVITDYIAENVLQEHEKAFNQVVMYGKDANVYAVLDAAKRFPMMSQYQVVIVKEAQNLKEIDKLQYYAEKPLKSTILVLNYKYKTLDKRSKLYKQLDKTAVVLDSKKLYDNQVPAWISNYLSGRGYTIAPAGSNLLTEYLGADLGKIVNELNKLMIVLPVHEKQITLEHIEKNVGISKEYNVYELQNALGEKDVLKANRIIRHFTQNPGNNPMVMVISSLYAYFVKILTYHYLADKSQAASALRVHPFFVKQYEASARKYPANKVVQVISILREYDLKSKGVGNTSASDGDLMREMVYKILH